The following are encoded in a window of Staphylococcus piscifermentans genomic DNA:
- a CDS encoding type 1 glutamine amidotransferase domain-containing protein, with translation MTKPVAIILANDFEDIELTSPKEAIEEAGYKTVIIGHEAGEELVGKHGTKAKVGVGIGSAEPSEYSGLLIPGGFSPDHLRGDVDGRYGTFAKSFMKDNKPIFAICHGPQVLIDTDDLNGRTLTAVLNVRKDLSNAGAHVKDESVVVDGNLVTSRTPDDLDDFNHAIVELLNKEYK, from the coding sequence ATGACTAAACCAGTAGCAATTATTTTAGCTAATGATTTTGAAGATATTGAATTAACTAGCCCTAAAGAGGCAATTGAAGAAGCAGGTTATAAAACTGTCATTATCGGTCATGAAGCAGGTGAAGAACTTGTAGGTAAACATGGTACTAAAGCTAAAGTAGGCGTAGGTATCGGTTCAGCTGAACCTTCTGAATACTCAGGTTTACTCATTCCAGGCGGTTTCTCACCAGATCACTTACGTGGCGATGTAGATGGCCGTTATGGCACTTTCGCCAAATCATTTATGAAAGATAATAAACCTATCTTCGCTATCTGCCATGGTCCACAAGTATTAATTGATACTGATGACTTAAATGGCCGTACATTAACTGCAGTATTAAATGTACGTAAAGATTTATCGAATGCTGGAGCACATGTTAAAGATGAATCAGTAGTAGTGGATGGTAATCTTGTAACAAGCCGTACTCCAGACGACTTGGATGATTTCAATCATGCTATCGTTGAATTGTTAAATAAAGAATATAAATAA
- the sgtB gene encoding monofunctional peptidoglycan glycosyltransferase SgtB codes for MKRSERLSRESKTARSNTQNTPHYNTYYQPVGAPPKKRRGKGIFFKIVIGLIIIAALFFGLMYALSSKANVDDLNTIKDKSTYVPVSDMPSYTKGAFISMEDERFYDHGAFDVKGIFRALFSTLSDHNVQGGSTISQQVVKNYYYDNEKSFTRKIKEIIVASRMERQYSKNDILSFYINNIYYGDNQYTIEGAANHYFGTTTVKNSQNMPTITVLQSAILASKINAPSVYDVNDMSQNYVNRVKINLEKMKQQGYIDESQYKTALAQLGV; via the coding sequence ATGAAAAGAAGCGAAAGGCTATCTAGAGAGTCGAAAACTGCTAGATCAAACACACAGAATACACCACATTATAATACGTATTATCAACCTGTAGGCGCTCCACCGAAAAAACGTAGAGGCAAAGGAATATTTTTTAAAATTGTAATAGGTCTTATTATTATTGCCGCGCTCTTTTTCGGACTCATGTATGCATTATCATCAAAAGCGAATGTAGATGATTTGAATACGATTAAAGATAAATCTACCTATGTACCTGTGTCTGACATGCCTTCTTATACCAAAGGTGCTTTTATCTCTATGGAAGATGAACGTTTTTATGATCATGGCGCTTTTGATGTTAAAGGTATTTTCAGAGCATTATTTTCAACTTTAAGTGACCATAATGTTCAAGGAGGAAGTACGATTAGTCAGCAGGTGGTTAAGAATTATTATTACGACAACGAAAAAAGTTTTACTCGGAAGATTAAAGAAATTATTGTTGCTAGCCGAATGGAGCGTCAGTATTCAAAGAATGACATATTAAGTTTCTATATTAACAATATCTATTACGGTGATAATCAATATACTATTGAAGGTGCTGCAAACCATTATTTTGGTACGACTACGGTTAAAAACAGTCAGAACATGCCGACCATAACGGTATTACAAAGTGCTATTTTAGCTAGTAAGATTAACGCGCCAAGTGTGTATGATGTCAATGATATGTCGCAGAATTATGTAAATCGTGTGAAGATAAATTTGGAAAAAATGAAACAACAAGGCTATATTGATGAAAGTCAATATAAAACGGCACTTGCGCAATTAGGCGTATAA
- a CDS encoding SE1561 family protein, whose translation MSEKELISHVQTRLSEFVDEINHVDPDKVSVEDVDEWIGLLDQLEEKVKTVQHEK comes from the coding sequence ATGAGCGAAAAAGAATTAATTTCCCACGTCCAAACAAGATTATCGGAGTTTGTAGATGAAATCAATCATGTAGACCCTGACAAAGTAAGCGTTGAAGATGTGGATGAGTGGATTGGTTTATTAGACCAATTAGAGGAAAAAGTGAAAACTGTTCAACATGAAAAATAA
- the recX gene encoding recombination regulator RecX, translated as MPKVTKIEVQKKNKERFNLYLDEAFEMGIDMDTLVHFNLKKGDVLTPADMAEVQKYEHFRFGLHLAIQYLSYRKRTEKEVVQHLQKHEISETAIAEVIEYCNREGYIDHDDYAESLKNTMIRTTDKGPEIYRQKLIKAGIEKDLAEHYTAKYEAEQPLEDIVTLADKLMNQKKGPLKKRSEKVKQSLLQKGYSFEVINEAMQDLDFEPDSEEVDMLLQRELEKVYRKYERKYEGKQLEMKTIEALIRKGYEYDTIKDKLTESGIGDE; from the coding sequence ATGCCTAAAGTAACTAAAATTGAAGTTCAAAAAAAGAATAAAGAAAGATTTAATTTATACCTGGATGAAGCGTTTGAAATGGGTATTGATATGGATACTTTAGTTCATTTCAATTTAAAAAAAGGGGACGTACTGACGCCGGCTGATATGGCAGAAGTACAAAAGTATGAACATTTCAGATTCGGACTTCATTTAGCTATTCAATACTTATCTTATCGTAAAAGAACAGAAAAAGAAGTCGTTCAACATTTACAGAAACATGAAATCAGTGAAACAGCCATTGCAGAGGTCATTGAGTATTGCAATCGTGAAGGCTATATTGATCATGATGATTATGCAGAAAGTTTAAAGAATACCATGATACGTACTACCGACAAGGGACCTGAAATTTATCGACAAAAACTGATTAAAGCAGGTATTGAGAAAGATTTAGCAGAGCACTATACTGCTAAATACGAAGCAGAACAACCTTTAGAAGATATAGTGACACTGGCTGATAAATTAATGAATCAGAAAAAAGGGCCGCTTAAGAAAAGAAGTGAGAAGGTCAAACAGTCACTTTTACAAAAAGGGTATTCATTTGAAGTTATTAACGAAGCAATGCAAGATCTTGATTTTGAACCTGATTCAGAAGAGGTTGACATGTTGCTTCAACGAGAACTCGAGAAAGTGTATCGTAAGTATGAACGTAAATACGAAGGCAAACAGTTAGAAATGAAAACGATTGAAGCATTAATTCGTAAAGGGTATGAATATGATACAATTAAGGATAAACTGACAGAAAGTGGGATAGGCGATGAGTGA